A part of Thiomicrorhabdus sediminis genomic DNA contains:
- the mvk gene encoding mevalonate kinase, translating into MSAKLKKWQSQAPANTMILGEHSVVYGHPAIACAVDQYVTIEWQQRSDKGLHIVSALGEHHTQINQISKHPKLNFVIAVLQAFQSRLNFGLDITIHSEFSSTIGLGSSAAVLAAMISGLNHICQAQLTLIEQFSLGHKIIIDIQGRGSGTDLAASLAGGMIFFQPVNENQAKPIIKKLPINLPLVLIYSGYKTPTAEVLKQVAIDWQDKPNKLKMLYRSMAKITRGALYALEHHQFENFYQACKDYQKQMENLGVSDSVLDEIIMALNGCADIHCAKISGSGLGDCVLGIGELNLCSNQAQKILSHYQSIQIQISQQGAYSEAL; encoded by the coding sequence GTGTCAGCAAAACTAAAAAAATGGCAAAGCCAAGCGCCGGCAAACACCATGATTCTTGGTGAGCATAGCGTGGTCTATGGCCATCCGGCAATAGCCTGCGCAGTGGATCAATATGTCACGATTGAATGGCAGCAACGCTCTGATAAAGGTCTGCATATTGTTTCCGCGTTGGGAGAACACCATACCCAAATCAACCAGATCAGCAAACATCCGAAATTAAACTTTGTCATTGCCGTACTTCAAGCGTTTCAAAGTCGTCTCAATTTTGGTTTGGATATCACCATTCACAGTGAATTCTCATCAACCATTGGATTGGGTAGTTCGGCGGCGGTATTAGCGGCGATGATTTCCGGCTTGAACCACATTTGCCAAGCACAGCTTACCCTTATCGAACAATTCAGTCTCGGCCATAAAATCATCATTGATATTCAAGGGCGCGGTTCCGGTACCGACTTGGCCGCCAGTCTGGCTGGTGGAATGATTTTTTTCCAACCGGTTAATGAAAACCAAGCCAAGCCGATTATCAAAAAACTGCCGATCAACCTACCGTTGGTATTGATCTATAGTGGCTATAAGACGCCTACCGCCGAGGTCTTGAAACAGGTTGCCATTGACTGGCAGGACAAACCGAATAAACTGAAAATGCTGTATCGCTCTATGGCCAAAATCACTCGTGGTGCGCTTTATGCGCTGGAACACCATCAATTTGAGAACTTTTACCAAGCCTGCAAAGACTATCAAAAACAGATGGAAAACCTTGGCGTCAGCGACAGTGTTTTGGATGAGATCATTATGGCGCTAAATGGTTGTGCCGATATTCATTGTGCGAAAATATCCGGTTCGGGTCTTGGCGATTGTGTATTAGGCATAGGCGAACTTAACCTATGCTCGAATCAAGCGCAGAAAATCCTCAGCCATTACCAAAGCATCCAAATTCAAATTAGCCAACAAGGCGCCTATAGCGAAGCGCTATAA
- the epmB gene encoding EF-P beta-lysylation protein EpmB: MNSALKQSAQKEQPAKTMQAVNKMLARVEISSEQIPLLAETAFAFKAPQHFIEQIKKQPTADNPLLKQILPVAAELDSVPGYSEDPVADLTFNPQPSLIHKYHGRALMIASPKCDIHCRYCFRRHFPYEEQVNQRHWQSALDAVKADSSIHELILSGGDPMSLSENALMKLIRLIDDIEQIKTLRIHSRTPVAAPDQAPRQQFLSWLKNTRLKVVLVVHCNHADELSTQTEALFNLYRQAGVTLLNQSVLLKGVNDNVETLQQLSHKLFEQGVLPYYLNQLDKVAGSAHFEVNDEQAIALHKELRGLLPGYLLPKLVKDIVGRSSKTPLA, translated from the coding sequence ATGAACTCAGCACTCAAACAAAGCGCGCAAAAAGAGCAGCCAGCCAAAACCATGCAAGCGGTTAATAAGATGTTAGCCCGAGTAGAGATTAGCAGCGAACAAATTCCTCTATTGGCCGAAACCGCGTTTGCCTTTAAAGCTCCTCAACATTTTATTGAGCAAATTAAAAAACAACCGACCGCTGATAACCCGCTACTGAAGCAGATTTTACCGGTTGCCGCTGAATTAGACAGCGTTCCCGGGTATAGCGAAGACCCGGTTGCCGATTTAACCTTTAACCCCCAACCGAGTCTGATTCATAAGTACCACGGTCGCGCTTTGATGATCGCCAGCCCTAAATGCGATATCCACTGCCGCTACTGTTTTCGCCGTCATTTTCCTTATGAAGAGCAGGTCAATCAACGTCATTGGCAGAGTGCGCTGGATGCGGTCAAAGCCGATAGCAGCATTCATGAATTGATACTTAGCGGCGGTGACCCGATGAGTCTGTCGGAAAATGCGTTGATGAAACTGATCAGATTAATTGATGATATTGAACAGATTAAAACCCTGAGGATTCATTCACGCACTCCGGTTGCCGCTCCCGATCAGGCACCACGGCAGCAGTTCTTGTCGTGGCTGAAAAACACCCGTTTGAAGGTGGTCCTGGTGGTGCACTGCAATCATGCCGATGAGCTCTCAACACAGACCGAAGCCTTATTCAACCTATACCGTCAGGCCGGTGTGACATTACTCAATCAAAGCGTATTGCTTAAAGGGGTAAATGATAATGTCGAAACCTTACAACAGCTAAGCCATAAGCTTTTTGAGCAAGGCGTTCTGCCCTACTATTTGAATCAACTGGATAAGGTCGCCGGATCGGCGCATTTTGAAGTCAACGATGAACAAGCCATCGCCCTGCATAAGGAGCTGCGCGGTTTACTGCCGGGCTATCTGTTACCTAAACTGGTAAAAGACATTGTCGGACGCAGTTCAAAGACACCGCTCGCCTAA
- a CDS encoding glutathione S-transferase N-terminal domain-containing protein, which produces MSDVPVTKRSVMVLFSDSKSPSCHRVRLVAKEKDIPMDIIEVEPDNLPEDLLELNPYATLPTLVDRDLVLYDPQVIIEYLDERFPHPPLMSVDPISKARARQLLRQIETEWYPLIDTIANSDDEAAVKTARRDLQERLIQLIPVFEHKEFFMSDDYSLVDISMAVLLWRLPSLGIELPKGAKPIMDYAEKVLSREMFVESMSDDEIDMRDVI; this is translated from the coding sequence ATGTCAGATGTACCTGTCACCAAACGTTCGGTTATGGTGTTGTTTTCCGATTCAAAAAGCCCAAGTTGTCACCGTGTACGTCTGGTTGCTAAGGAAAAAGATATTCCAATGGATATCATTGAAGTTGAACCGGATAATTTGCCGGAAGACTTGTTGGAATTGAACCCTTACGCCACTCTACCGACTTTAGTTGACCGCGATTTGGTTTTGTATGATCCACAGGTTATTATCGAGTATTTGGATGAGCGTTTTCCGCATCCACCACTAATGTCGGTGGATCCGATTTCGAAAGCGCGTGCGCGTCAGTTGCTACGTCAGATTGAAACCGAGTGGTACCCATTGATTGATACCATTGCGAATAGTGATGATGAAGCCGCTGTGAAAACGGCGCGACGTGATCTGCAAGAGCGTTTGATCCAGTTGATTCCGGTATTTGAACATAAAGAATTCTTTATGAGTGACGATTACTCTTTGGTTGATATCAGTATGGCGGTATTGCTATGGCGTTTGCCTTCGCTGGGTATTGAGTTGCCAAAAGGGGCCAAGCCGATTATGGATTACGCTGAGAAAGTGCTAAGTCGTGAGATGTTCGTTGAAAGTATGTCTGATGATGAAATCGATATGCGTGACGTAATCTAA
- the mvaD gene encoding diphosphomevalonate decarboxylase — translation MPTSTTLSRQQLFVNQVLTQSAQTEPFEAKKTQGTGKAPVNIALSKYWGKRDIELNLPLNGSVSISLPGLGTETEISLIEAAEDKVLLNNEPLPAEHAFAKRVSKFLDLFRGGDNQHFAINTYNSVPTAAGLASSASGYAALVLALNDLFDWQLNGQQLSLLARLGSGSASRSLFNGFALWHKGENENGLDSFAEAIDTKWPEFCIGLVEVDIKEKPLSSTQGMQNTVNTCDLYQAWPEQANRDMQSIIEAIQTKDFAALGKTAEHNALSMHATMIATWPPIVYWQAESVTAMHKVWQLREQGIEIFFTMDAGPNLKLLFLEKQKPAIKQAFGDIRIIEPFKD, via the coding sequence ATGCCAACCTCAACAACACTTTCCCGCCAACAACTTTTTGTTAATCAGGTTTTAACGCAATCTGCACAAACAGAACCCTTTGAGGCAAAAAAAACTCAAGGTACGGGTAAGGCTCCGGTCAATATCGCTTTGAGTAAATACTGGGGAAAACGTGATATCGAGTTGAACCTGCCGCTAAACGGCAGTGTTTCCATTAGTCTGCCGGGGTTGGGAACAGAGACCGAGATTAGCCTGATTGAAGCCGCAGAGGATAAGGTGTTGTTAAACAACGAGCCACTGCCAGCGGAGCATGCTTTTGCCAAACGGGTGAGCAAGTTTCTTGACCTGTTCCGCGGTGGCGACAATCAACACTTCGCCATCAACACCTATAACAGCGTACCTACCGCCGCCGGATTGGCATCATCCGCTTCCGGTTATGCGGCCTTGGTACTGGCATTAAATGACCTGTTTGACTGGCAACTCAATGGTCAACAATTATCTCTATTGGCACGCTTAGGCAGTGGCAGCGCGAGCCGCTCGCTATTTAACGGTTTTGCTTTATGGCATAAAGGCGAGAACGAAAACGGCCTGGACAGTTTTGCCGAAGCCATCGACACTAAATGGCCGGAATTTTGCATCGGCCTAGTTGAGGTCGACATCAAAGAAAAACCGCTAAGCTCGACCCAAGGCATGCAGAATACGGTCAATACTTGCGATCTTTATCAGGCTTGGCCGGAACAGGCCAACCGAGATATGCAGAGCATTATTGAAGCAATTCAAACAAAAGACTTTGCCGCACTCGGAAAAACCGCTGAACACAACGCCCTTTCCATGCATGCCACCATGATTGCCACCTGGCCGCCGATTGTCTACTGGCAGGCCGAAAGTGTCACCGCTATGCATAAGGTCTGGCAACTTAGAGAACAAGGCATTGAAATCTTTTTCACGATGGATGCCGGCCCTAATTTGAAACTGCTGTTTCTGGAAAAACAAAAGCCTGCAATTAAGCAGGCTTTCGGTGATATTCGAATTATCGAACCTTTTAAAGACTGA
- a CDS encoding ArnT family glycosyltransferase — MFTAFTSFISQLSRAQQILLAAFIVIKILLIALLPLTGDEAYFIGWGQNLSWGYYDHPPAVGWLLAAMSQVADNLYWYRAFAFFGAVLISVLIYQFVIMQMPDKKPVAFYTALVFFVSPISLMFVVTANDTVLVVVAVLGVFFFSRAYLYRKWLDAILAGLFLGLAFLAKYFAAFMLFGLLLFSLWQWRQFNWKQLAVMIALVVIALLENWLFNAAHCWNNILFNFFSRTAESHFDMMNVLSYLLMLLVLLSPLGVWYGLKALKLAPLININYANKLPALILFATLPLLLVLLVVSFKNSVGLHWPLIAVSLLYVFYARLNDRQLSRLLSFNAWLSLIAGVAILLALNWAEQLIGESQRHQVALYKTPAKVCSALPIDQQTSFFTLDYSSQSALAYHCQNDQIHVFASQSKYGREDDKLIDYKGLDGSTLKLLITHQKDLAKVEPYFTKLDVQSLQINAMTQYYWLEGHEFNYSLYREQVIKPVNEKFYTAPDWLQNLSPFAGPCPFKQRYDLP, encoded by the coding sequence ATGTTCACGGCATTCACCTCTTTTATTTCGCAATTGTCCCGCGCACAGCAAATCTTGCTGGCCGCTTTTATTGTTATCAAAATCCTACTGATCGCTTTGTTGCCCTTAACCGGTGATGAAGCCTATTTTATCGGCTGGGGTCAAAATCTGTCTTGGGGATATTATGACCATCCGCCGGCAGTCGGCTGGCTTTTGGCCGCCATGTCGCAAGTTGCCGACAATCTTTATTGGTACCGTGCGTTTGCGTTTTTTGGCGCCGTGCTGATCAGCGTGTTGATCTATCAGTTTGTCATCATGCAGATGCCGGATAAAAAGCCGGTCGCGTTTTATACTGCGTTGGTGTTTTTTGTTTCGCCCATTTCATTGATGTTTGTGGTCACCGCGAATGATACGGTGCTGGTGGTTGTGGCAGTGTTGGGAGTGTTTTTCTTTAGCCGTGCCTACCTCTACCGGAAGTGGCTCGATGCGATTTTGGCGGGATTGTTTTTAGGTTTGGCGTTTTTGGCCAAATACTTTGCCGCCTTTATGCTGTTTGGTCTTTTGCTTTTCAGCCTTTGGCAGTGGCGTCAATTCAATTGGAAGCAACTCGCCGTAATGATCGCACTGGTTGTTATCGCACTGCTTGAAAACTGGTTATTCAACGCCGCACATTGTTGGAACAATATTCTGTTCAACTTCTTTTCGCGTACCGCGGAAAGCCATTTCGACATGATGAATGTCCTCAGCTATCTGTTAATGCTGCTGGTGCTGTTATCGCCCTTAGGCGTTTGGTATGGCTTGAAAGCGCTGAAGTTAGCACCTTTGATTAATATCAATTATGCCAATAAACTGCCCGCGCTGATCTTGTTTGCGACCTTGCCGTTATTGCTGGTGTTGCTGGTAGTCAGTTTTAAAAACAGTGTCGGCTTGCATTGGCCTTTGATTGCGGTGAGCTTGCTATATGTTTTCTATGCGCGCTTAAATGACCGACAATTAAGTCGTTTATTGAGTTTTAACGCTTGGCTTTCATTAATTGCCGGTGTGGCGATTTTATTAGCACTGAATTGGGCCGAACAATTGATCGGTGAATCGCAAAGACATCAGGTCGCTCTTTATAAAACACCGGCCAAGGTGTGTTCGGCTTTACCGATTGATCAACAAACGTCATTTTTCACGCTGGATTACAGCAGCCAGTCGGCGTTGGCCTATCATTGTCAGAATGATCAGATTCATGTCTTTGCCAGCCAGTCCAAATACGGCCGTGAAGATGACAAATTGATTGACTATAAAGGCTTGGATGGCAGTACCCTTAAGCTTTTGATTACCCATCAGAAGGATTTGGCAAAGGTCGAGCCCTATTTTACCAAGTTGGACGTGCAGAGCTTGCAGATCAATGCAATGACGCAATATTACTGGCTAGAAGGGCACGAGTTTAATTATTCTCTATACCGTGAGCAGGTCATAAAGCCGGTTAATGAGAAGTTTTATACGGCACCGGACTGGTTGCAGAACTTAAGTCCATTTGCCGGGCCTTGCCCATTTAAACAGCGCTATGACTTGCCCTAA
- a CDS encoding ClpXP protease specificity-enhancing factor — MSGETMISNRPYLIRAIYDWIVDNGWTPHMQIDAGYPGTQVPRQFVQEGMIVLNVHPDAIMASDFNNQMFSFKARFQGVEHQLWFAPEAVLAVFARENGQGMPFPAEPYPEEAGDAEQQALDDAKKPTLTSVKGNVKKDKSESGAESKSKKAKKKPTLTVVK, encoded by the coding sequence ATGTCAGGTGAAACCATGATCTCTAATCGACCTTATTTGATCCGTGCAATCTATGATTGGATTGTTGACAATGGTTGGACGCCGCACATGCAAATTGATGCGGGCTATCCTGGTACGCAAGTGCCGCGTCAATTTGTTCAGGAAGGCATGATTGTCTTGAATGTGCACCCGGATGCGATTATGGCATCTGATTTTAATAATCAGATGTTTAGCTTTAAGGCGCGTTTTCAAGGTGTTGAACATCAGTTATGGTTTGCACCGGAAGCGGTTTTGGCGGTTTTTGCCCGTGAGAATGGACAGGGGATGCCTTTCCCGGCAGAGCCTTATCCTGAAGAGGCAGGCGATGCCGAGCAGCAAGCTTTGGATGACGCGAAAAAGCCAACCTTAACCTCGGTTAAGGGCAATGTCAAAAAAGATAAGTCGGAATCGGGGGCTGAATCGAAATCGAAAAAAGCCAAAAAGAAACCGACTTTGACCGTGGTCAAATAG
- the efp gene encoding elongation factor P, with protein MATYSTNEFKNGLKFLMDGQPCTIIDNTIVQPGKGQAFNRVKYRNLMTGRVLEKTFKSGEKVDAADVVDTDLQYLYNDGEFWHFMDETSFEQYQAAESAVADVTKWLIEQDICTVTLFNGQPISVIPPKQVTLEVVETDPGLKGDTAGTGGKPATLSTGAVVQVPLFVQIGEQIIVNTEKGEYVSRAK; from the coding sequence ATGGCAACATATAGCACTAACGAATTTAAAAACGGTTTGAAATTCCTAATGGATGGGCAGCCGTGTACGATTATTGATAACACGATTGTCCAACCGGGTAAAGGACAAGCCTTTAACCGTGTTAAATATCGTAATCTAATGACTGGCCGTGTTTTGGAAAAAACTTTCAAGTCGGGTGAAAAAGTCGATGCAGCCGATGTTGTGGATACCGATCTTCAGTATCTTTATAACGATGGTGAGTTCTGGCATTTTATGGATGAAACCTCTTTTGAGCAGTATCAGGCAGCCGAGTCAGCCGTGGCGGATGTTACTAAATGGTTGATCGAACAGGATATCTGTACGGTAACGCTATTTAACGGTCAGCCGATTTCGGTAATCCCTCCTAAGCAGGTAACTTTAGAAGTCGTTGAAACTGATCCGGGTCTCAAGGGCGATACAGCCGGAACAGGCGGCAAGCCAGCAACGCTTTCTACCGGTGCCGTGGTTCAAGTCCCGCTATTTGTACAGATAGGTGAGCAGATTATCGTCAACACCGAAAAAGGCGAATACGTCTCTCGTGCCAAATAA
- the epmA gene encoding EF-P lysine aminoacylase EpmA, with the protein MPNKLMASARQRLQKRSNLLAQVRAFFYARDVLEVDTPILSQAATPDLHLASLTTQVKVPGFKDKQRYYLHTSPEYPMKRLLSEGSGDIFYLGKVFRDGDLSPRHQVEFTMLEWYRLDFSMQDLIDEVVGLLQTVLLPVLAQCAQVEQLTYRQMFAKYAQIEDVFGAGSEQFQHCLAQNGVPEIIGLQDEDTALWEQLVLTEVIEPQLGKSAVSIITHFPARDAALAQLDSENTAQALRFEVFVNGMELANGYQELQDAELYRQRFDESLQQRQQAGLEQVPLDNRLLEALEHYGLPACSGVALGFDRLLLLQQGASRLEEVIAYSLDKA; encoded by the coding sequence GTGCCAAATAAGTTGATGGCGTCTGCACGCCAACGCTTGCAAAAACGCTCTAATCTGCTTGCTCAGGTTAGGGCGTTTTTTTATGCGCGAGATGTCTTGGAGGTTGATACGCCGATATTATCGCAAGCTGCAACGCCTGACCTGCATTTGGCCTCGCTGACGACTCAAGTCAAGGTGCCCGGCTTTAAGGATAAGCAGCGTTATTATCTGCATACTTCGCCTGAATACCCGATGAAGCGCTTGTTGTCTGAAGGCAGCGGCGATATTTTTTATCTCGGCAAGGTGTTTCGTGACGGAGATTTGAGTCCGCGTCATCAGGTCGAATTTACTATGTTGGAGTGGTATCGTCTCGACTTTAGCATGCAAGATTTGATTGATGAGGTGGTAGGCCTGTTGCAAACGGTTTTATTGCCGGTTTTAGCGCAATGTGCACAGGTCGAGCAGTTGACTTATCGGCAGATGTTCGCCAAATATGCCCAGATAGAAGATGTCTTTGGGGCTGGCAGCGAGCAGTTTCAGCATTGTTTGGCACAAAACGGGGTGCCGGAAATTATCGGTTTGCAAGATGAGGATACCGCCTTATGGGAACAGCTGGTGTTAACCGAAGTAATCGAACCTCAACTTGGTAAATCGGCGGTCAGCATCATCACCCATTTTCCCGCTAGGGATGCCGCCTTGGCACAGTTGGATAGTGAGAATACAGCGCAGGCCTTGCGTTTTGAAGTGTTTGTCAATGGTATGGAGTTGGCAAACGGTTATCAGGAATTGCAGGATGCCGAACTTTATCGTCAGCGCTTTGATGAATCTTTACAGCAACGCCAGCAAGCGGGGCTGGAGCAGGTGCCATTGGACAATAGGCTGCTAGAGGCTCTGGAACACTATGGTTTGCCGGCTTGCAGTGGGGTCGCCTTGGGGTTCGATCGTTTATTGCTGCTACAGCAGGGGGCGAGTCGACTTGAAGAGGTCATCGCCTATTCCCTAGATAAGGCTTGA